A region from the Lycium barbarum isolate Lr01 chromosome 8, ASM1917538v2, whole genome shotgun sequence genome encodes:
- the LOC132608044 gene encoding agamous-like MADS-box protein AGL62: MAEKPSMGRQKIKIAKIEVKNHLQVTFSKRRSGLFNKASELCTLCGVEIAIIVFSPARKAYSFGHTNVEFIIDRFLSRNPHPISNRLHLFEAHRHHNVCELNLKLTQILDELEVEKKKSEAFNQMRKNSQTQYWWEAPIGELAYHELEQLKYFMEDLKKNVMTHASKIMVENSNSSSFLAENGVGIFDNYDIKPIMDASNYPHNHTFGYDHGFF; the protein is encoded by the coding sequence ATGGCAGAGAAACCAAGCATGGGTCGGCAAAAGATCAAAATTGCCAAAATAGAAGTCAAGAATCACCTCCAAGTTACCTTCTCCAAACGTCGTTCAGGACTTTTCAACAAAGCTAGCGAACTATGTACACTATGTGGGGTTGAAATTGCCATTATAGTTTTCTCCCCTGCAAGAAAAGCTTACTCCTTTGGCCACACTAATGTTGAGTTCATTATCGATAGGTTTCTTTCACGAAATCCTCATCCAATCTCCAATCGACTTCATCTTTTTGAGGCCCATAGACATCACAATGTTTGTGAGCTCAACTTGAAACTCACTCAAATTCTTGATGAGCTTGAAGTTGAGAAGAAAAAGAGTGAAGCATTTAATCAAATGAGGAAAAATTCTCAAACCCAATATTGGTGGGAAGCCCCTATAGGTGAACTTGCCTATCATGAGCTTGAGCAATTAAAATATTTTATGGAAGACTTGAAAAAGAATGTGATGACTCATGCAAGCAAGATTATGGTTGAGAATAGTAATTCTTCATCTTTCTTAGCTGAGAATGGTGTTGGAATTTTTGATAACTATGACATCAAGCCAATTATGGATGCTTCAAATTACCCTCATAACCATACATTTGGTTATGATCATGGATTCTTTTAG
- the LOC132608042 gene encoding uncharacterized protein LOC132608042, whose translation MPAKPDTILSGAKRKAITPTAEIADKPSLSSALKKNVNEWRCALCQVSATDQGGLNDHLQGKKHKRKEAALGTQKDEKNCSIGLFSKKPKFIQLAESCNDRIPEKKSEEGSSGPIDNDASLLIDDSAGDLGKSTYNTANDEQNSKEHENRRFQFWCEICKIGTFSEKVMETHRLGKKHARRLQQLVGTDKQC comes from the exons ATGCCT GCTAAGCCAGACACAATTCTCTCTGGAGCAAAACGGAAAGCTATAACACCAACAGCAGAGATTGCTGACAAACCTTCATTAAGCAGTGCTCTGAAGAAAAATGTTAACGAGTGGCGTTGTGCACTTTGTCAGGTAAGTGCTACAGATCAAGGCGGCCTGAATGACCACCTCCAAGGAAAAAAACACAAACGCAAGGAGGCTGCTTTAGGCACACAGAAGGACGAGAAAAACTGCAGCATTGGTCTTTTCTCAAAGAAACCAAAATTCATCCAGCTTGCGGAATCTTGCAATGATCGGATACCAGAGAAGAAATCAGAGGAAGGATCCTCAGGTCCAATCGATAATGATGCATCCTTGTTGATAGATGACAGTGCAGGTGACTTGGGAAAGAGCACATATAATACAGCTAATGACGAGCAAAACAGTAAGGAACATGAGAATAGAAGGTTCCAGTTTTGGTGTGAGATATGCAAGATAGGGACCTTCTCTGAAAAGGTGATGGAGACACATAGGTTAGGAAAGAAGCATGCTCGGCGTCTTCAACAACTTGTTGGCACTGACAAGCAGTGTTAG